The nucleotide window CACTGTAAACGGAAAAATGGCGCCAGGTCTGTGGTAAACTGATTCTACCTTTAAATACGGGTAGTCGTGTGCCAGAGAATAATAACCCAAATGATCGCCAAAGGGGCCTTCTTTTTTTGTTTTTGCCGGGACAAGGATTCCTGTTATGCAAAAATCCGCATCTGCTGAAATAAAATGCCGGTCTTTATTTGCATAGCGAAAATTTCTCCCGGACAGTGCCCCTGCAAAGGCGATTTCAGGAATTCCTTCCGGAAGCGGCATGACAGCGGCAAGGGTATGGGCAGGCGGCCCGCCGATAAAGATACTGACCCGTAAAGCCTGATTTTTCTCAAGAGCTTTTTGGTGATGGTTGCCGATCCCCCGGTGCAATTGATAATGAAGACCGATCTCTTTGCCCGGATCATAGTCATTTCCGGAAATTTGAATTCTGTACATGCCCAGATTTGAAGTGAAAACAGACGGCTTTGCCGGATCTTTTGAAAAAACCTGGGGCAACAGGATAAAGGCACCGCCATCCTCAGGCCAGCACTTGATCATGGGAAGATCCCTGATATCACATTTGTTTTCCAGCACCTTGGGGTTGGATGTCTTTACAGGTAATGCGTGTAAGAGTGCGGGCAGGGCTTTTGATGTTTTCCTCAAAGATCGAACCGCCAATCCCGGATCTGATTTGATATCCACAAGGGCCTTGACAGATGCAAGCTGGGGTTCAAAAATTTTCAGGGTTCTTTCCCAGGTGCCGAACAGGTTTGAGACTGCGGGGAATTTAGTGTTCATCACATTGGCAAACAATATGGCCGGGCCATTGGTATCAAACACCTGTCTTGTGATTTCAGCCATTTCAAGGTTTGGATCAACCGGCTGCCGGATCGTTACCAGTTCCCCCTGTTTTTCCAAAAAATTGACACACTGCCGGAGGCTTGAAAATTTCATGATTTAATTTCTTCCCCAGGCAGTTTAATTAACAGCTTGATTAACAGTCTGATTAACAATTTTATTATTTGACATAGCCCCATTCTTTCAGACGATTATAGGCGTACTTGGAATATTGATTGGGCTGATAATTAATCAGTTTCAAATAGGTCTGATAATGATGGGCTGCCGGAGACCTGTCACCTTTTTTATCCAGGCAATACCCTTTATAAAAAGCCATTTGCGGGTTACCCGGCAACAGGCCGTCACACTTGCTGAAATTTTGATAAGCTGCCCCATATTGTTTAAGCTCGGTATTGGCCATACCGGCAACATAGTGACCCTGGACTTCCGACGGATACAATTTTTTTGCAGCATCTGCATAGGACAAGGCCTGGGCAGGTTTTTTCATGATCATCAGGCATTTGGACATTAACACATGGGCTGTATAATCCTCTTTCAGAGCATACAAGGAGTTTTTAAAAGCAGTCTGAGCTTTGTCATACTCTTTTTTTGCCAGATGCTTTTCTCCTTGCTGCAAAAGTTCTATGCCTTGTTTTTTAGCACGCAGGGAAGCTGTATGATCCATATATCTTTCACGGTTCAACAAATAATTTTTTGAATACCGATAAATCCCTTGTTCCCTTTGAATTGCGGAATTTAACCGTTCCGAACTCATTGGATGGGTTGAAAAAAGTATCTGGGCGGAATTTGATTTTTCCCTGTTCATGGAATTGAGCATCTGCATAAGCTCTACAAATCCTTTGGAGGAATAGCCCGCCTTAACCATATATTCGTTGCCAAGAGAATCAGCTTCCCTTTCGTTATCCCGGCTGTACTTGGACAAAAGCAATCCCTGGCTCAGCATGCCAAGCTGTTGTGTTAATTCGCCAAGGCCAGAGCTTTGAGTGCCTGCGGCAATGGAGACACCGCTCACGAGAAGAGAAGAAAGTTGCCCTTTGGAGATCTGTTCCGCTGTGTGCCTTGCATTGACATGGCCAAGTTCATGGCCAAGCAAAGCTGCAAGTTGGGCCTCATTGTCAAGTTTCAATAAAATTCCCCGGGTAACGGCAATGGAGCCGCCGGGAAATGCATATGCATTAATATAAGTTGCATTCACACAATTAAAATTATAAGGCATTCCTGGCCTGTGGACATTAGGCAACAAGGCCTTGCCCACATCAGAAACATACCGGTTGAGTTCAGCATCCTTTGTAATGCCGTAATCCGAAGAAAACTGAAAAGGTGACTGCTGTTTGTCAATTCCGATCTCCTGTTGCTGGGAAACCATCATCAATTGTTTTTTTCCTGTAACAGGATCAACAGCACACCCGGTAAAACATGCAGCACCTGCAACAGATGCAGACATAAATGCTGAATATTTTAGAAACTGCCTTCTTGAAATTTGATTGTTTTTAATTGATTGATTCATTTTTCTATTTCCCTGTCTGGTAGGTTCTTTTTTACTGTATGAAATGGTTTATAACCTTTTGAAATCAGGGCTCTTTTGTTTTTTTATTGTGACAGCTTGACCTGCCATGGCCGTTAGTGATCCTTAACAAACAAACTGATAATCAAAAAAACAACGCCAAGCCCAAATAAAAAACAAAAAAACGGTAAATCATAAATCAGGAAATCCAGGTTTTTTTGTATAAAATCACTGCCTATTAGCGTTATAACGGTTTCAGACGTATCATTTCCGATTATTTTTGATAGAGTCAAATCAACCCAGAAATTTTTAGATTCCATAAAGCCGGAAACAGTACTGAAAATACCCATAACAAATCCTGCCGCTAATGAAAAAATTCCTAATTTAGTAAACATTTTCTATAGTCCCTTAGTCCTGATTTATAAAAAAAACTTTTTAAATGATGCACCAATATATTCTGCAAGCTTTGTCCAAGTCAAACTATTTTCCCCCACAAGGCTTTTATTTACCAACCCTTTATGATAAATCCTGTCGATACTACGACTATGAAAAACGAGACTATATTAAAAAAGATAGGCATTGCATCCTTTATCATGATGGCATCCGTATTTGCCAGTCGTGTCATCGGAGTTTTTCGTGAAATGACCATTGCCGGTGTCGGCGGCATAAACGCCGGTGTTGATGCCTACCAGATCGCGTTTATTCTTCCTGAAATTCTTAACCATATTGTGGCAAGCGGTTTTCTTTCCATCACCTTTATTCCCATATTTGCCCACTATCTTTCCTCAAACAAAGAAAAGGAAGGATACCGGGTCTTTTCAATTATTTTGAACGGGTTCGGGCTTCTTTTGTTAGGTTTTATAATTGTCACGATGATATGGGCACCCCGCTTTGTTAACCTGCTGGCACCGGGAATCAATGATCCCGGCACCTTTGCTCTTGCCGTAAAAATGACCCGGATCATCATACCTGCCCAGTTTTTCTTTTTTGCCGGCGGGCTTCTGATGGCGGTTCAGTTTGCCAATGAAAAATTTTTCATCCCTGCTCTTGCACCGTTGATATACAATGTATCCATTATTCTGGGCGGACTTGTTTTAGGCCCTTTCATGGGGATGGAAGGATTTGCCTGGGGCGTACTGGCGGGCGCATTTGTGGGTAATTTTGCACTACAGGTCATGGGCGCAAAAAAACTTGGGGCCAGGTATTACCCTATCCTGTGCTTTACACATCCTGATTTAATACGTTACGTTCAGCTCACACTACCTTTAATGATAGGGTTAACCATGACATTCTCAACGGAAATTCTCTTGAAATTTTTCGGGTCTTATTTGCCTTCCGGCAGTATTGCCGCCATGAATTATGCTCTCAGGGTTATGTTTATTATTGTTGGACTTTTCGGGCAGGCCATCGGGGTTGCCTCTTATCCGTTTATGGCAAAACTGGCCCGTCAAGGCAATATTTTTGAGTTAAACCGCCTGTTAAACAAAACATTGAAATTTATTTTCCTGGTCATTCCTTTTTGTGTTCTGTTTATTGTGTTAAGCCGTGAAATTGTAACCATACTTTTTCAAAGAGGTCAATTTGATGCCCAGGCAACCATGGTGACCACGGGAATTCTGCCTTTTTTCATGGTCGGTGCTTTTGCTTTTTCAGCCCAGAACATTGTTTCAAGGGGATACTATGCCATTCAAAACACCCTTTTTCCGGCTATTTTCACAACTCTTTGTGTTTTATTCAGCCTGCCTGTTATTTTCCTGTTCATGAAAATAATGGGAGCCCAGGGAGTGGCCTTAGGGTTATCACTGTCGGTGATCATCCAGGCATTTATCCTGTTTGAATGCTGGAACAAAAAAAGTTTAAATTCTGAAAAAAAAGAGGTTTATCAGTTCTTTTTAAAAATGATCCCCATCAGCCTGATGATGGGGATCATACTTTTTATAACCGCTTCCGGCCTGCGACTATTCATTGATCCTGCAACTCTTTTGGGGTCTTTGGCCATTGCAGGTCTGATCGGAATTGAATTTTTATTTCTATTTTTCTTAACCGGGTCTGTTTTAAACATACCGGAAATTCTTATTTTCTATGAAAACATTTACAAAAGGATTTTCCCATGGCTAAAAAAACGATTGAAAAAACAAATGAAAAAATCACAATAGCAGCCGATAAAATCAAAGCATCAAATAATTTGGTTATCTTTACCGGCGCCGGTATCTCAACAGAAAGCGGAATACCCGATTACAGAAGCCAGGGGGGCATTTGGGACAAATTCCAGCCAGTGTACTTTGATGAATTCATGTCGTCCAAAAAAGCTCGGATCAAGTATTGGGAACAGCGGCTTGACATGGAAAAAAGCCTGTCTGTATCCAAACCCAACAAGGGCCATAAAAGCATTGCAAAACTTCATGAAATGGGCAAATTAAAGGCTTTGATCACACAGAATATTGACGGACTTCATGAAGCATCCGGCATTCCGGCAAAAAAAATCATTGAACTGCACGGCAACACCCGGCGCGTAAGGTGCATGAGTTGCAGCAAACTGATCTCCTGGGAGGAAACACAAAAGATGATTGATGCAGGCGAAAAGGCGCCTGAATGTTCCTGCGGCGGATATTTTAAGCCGGACACGGTTTCGTTCGGCCAGGCCATGCCGGTCGAGGAGACCAGGAGAGCTGTCGAGTTGTCAACCAACAGTGATGTCTTTATTGTCGTGGGTTCCACACTTCTGGTTCAACCGGCAGCCTTGATGCCGGAATATGCTAAAACTGCCGGTGCTTTTCTTGTTATCATCAATCTTTCTGAAACTCCTTATGATACAAAATGTGATGTACTGATCAGGGGAAAGGCAGGAGATGTCCTGAAAAATATTGTTAATCAGGTTATCTCTGACTGAAAAGGAAATTGGGATAAGGGCTATCATCAACTTGCCGCTGTAACTTTAGCTGTGCTTTGTCTGTCTCAACAAATTTTGAGCAGCCGATCTGTTAAAGTTACAGCGGTAATATAATTGTCGGGTGATTGTCCATCCAGCGCCCGGTCTACTTGTTGTTAAAATCACAAATAACCGCTTCAAATGAAGCGCAGCGGAATTTGTATCCGATTAATTTGTGTTGTTATACTTTTTTTCGCCTAAAGTATATAAAACACCCATTTCAAGCCAGATGCCTTTGTCAGATGCAAATTCTTTTATTTCAGCTAAATGTTCTTTTTTGAATTTTATAAAATCATTTTTGGAAAGTTGATTTACCAATCCACGAAAACCTCCGTTCCATATTATGTACCACCAGTCCGAGACATCTTTTAGATAGTAACCAAAATCTTTCTGCTTACATTGTATATTCTGCAATCCGGCTTCTTTAAAAAGAGAGGTGCATTGTTCTTTTGTTGCAACTCGTTTCCAAGCAATGCTTGGCACTTCAATTCCATAATTTTCAAGGCGGTTGATAAATAGATTGAAAAGAGGAGTAAAGGCATTGTCGAAGAATGTTGTTATAAGGACTGTGCCTCCGGCTTTGACTTTACTGGCTATATGGATTAGTTGTTTTTCCATATCCTCGACGAAAAAAATACTAAAAGCGCTTACTGCGATATCAAAATTATTATCTTTGTAATCAATAGCCTGCATGTCCATTTCAACAAATGTAACATTTTGTATTCCCAGCTCATTTTTGTTTTTAATGGCCTGGGTGAGCATACCTTCTGAAAAATCTATACCCGTCACCTGTCCATCCGGCAAATATTTAGCAATAGCAAGTGCCACATATCCAGTTCCTGTGGCCACATCAATTACATGCTCATCTCCCCTCAAATTTAAAAATGAGGAGACTTGATTAGGGGTCTCAGAAAAAAAACGCATTGCTGAATGTCCATATCCATCAGAAACAGCATTAAATGTATTCTTATATAATTCTTTTAATTCAATATGATCCATAATAATACTTCCTTGTTTAGTTTGAAGCCTAACACGGCCTTCACCAGCGGCAATTTTGCTGCAACTACGTGTATTATGTTCCTGATATGATATTATTTGTCAGATAGTGTCCATGGTTTTGTAAAGTAGGTTTCGCGAACTTCAGATGCCTTTGACTTTGCCCAGTTTTCCAGCCCCATCTTATTTATTAAACATAAATTGAAGACTTTCATATTATGCGGCAGCTCAGTAGCCCTGTCAGCATAAGGGTGTAAGTTGTCACATGGAAATTCGTTACAATCTCCACAAAAATCAAGGCCCTTGTTTTTAGAGCATTCATATGCAGCACAACTATGCGAATCACCAAAGATATATTTTTGTAATGGTATCTTGCCATCGTGATTTCGGCATCCTTTGCACAGCATTATTTCAACAGGTACATTATATTCTTCGGACATTTTTTCAACTACAGCTCTTGCTTCCTTGTTTTCAAGGGCCAAATAGAAATGTAAGCGGTAATTAAACCCCATCTACTAAGGCCTCCAGATTTCGCTTAATATCTCTTCTCAAAAAGGAGGTGTGTATTGAGCAAATCGTGGAAGAAAATAAACGAAGAAAAGGCAATATTCTGGAAAACACATATCGATCAATGGACTGAATCCCGCCTGTCCCAAATAGAGTACTGCCGCCAGAATGGCCTGAGGCCGAACAGGTTCACCTATTGGAAGATTAAATTCGGTAAACCAAATCAGCCCACAGGACTGGTTCAGGTTCCTGTGCCGACTCACTTTTGTCAAGCAGGGCTAAAACTGAATATAGGCCGGGAACTGCAAGTGGAAATCCCCGACGGTTTTAAGAAAGAAACCCTTGAGCAGGTGCTTTCTGTATTGAAGGCTGTCCAATGATGAATTTTCCGTCAGACACCAAGGTCTATCTATTCTTAGGCGCAACGGATATGCGCAAAGCTATTAACGGATTGTCCGTCATTGTCAGTGAACAGATGCAACTTGACATATTTTCCTCCAACTTGTTTGTATTCTGCAACCGGACGCAGACCATTTTAAAAATTTTATACTGGGATAAAAATGGCTTCTGTATGTGGCAGAAACGTCTTGAAAAAGACCGTTTCAAGTGGCCGAAAACATCTGACGATGTCATGAATATTACCAGTCGAGAGTTGTCCTGGTTAGTTGACGGCCTGAATATAAATCAGGCACATAAACCCTTGAAATATTCCATGATTTATTGATGTTAAAACTATGAAAAAGCCCGTGGTTATGGTATATACAGTCCATGACTAAAGGCAAGGTAAAAGGTAATCGGGATCTGGATGAAGTGAAGAAAATTGCTTGTGATTTGATTGATGAGAATCAAATCCTTAAAGAGCAGGTTAAATCACTTCAGAATATGATCTTTGGTCGCAAATCAGAGAAAACGCCTAAAGATGACGGGCAAATGTCTCTGTTCGATATGCCTGAACCCGAACTTCCTATCCTGGAAAAAGAGGAGGAAGACGTAACGATTGGTGAACATACCCGTAAAAAACGTGGCCGCAAGCCTTTACCCGCCGATCTTCCCCGTATAGATGTTATACATGAACTCAGCGAGGATGAAAGACAGTGCAACTGCGGTTGCCTTAAGGAACGCATCGGCCAGGAAGAGTCAGAACAACTGGACTATATCCCTGCCAAAGTAAGGGTACTTCGAAACATCCGGTATAAATACGCCTGCAAAAATTGTGAAGGTGTGGAAGACGACGGCCCCACCGTGTCAATTGCCAGGATGCCTGAACAGATTATCCCCAAAAGCATTGCTAACCCGGGCCTTCTGGCACATATTCTGACCGCAAAATTTGCAGATGCCCTGCCGTTTTACCGTCAGGAAAAGCAATTTACCAGGATCGGTATTGAACTTGGCCGGTCGACCATGTGTACATGGGCCATGAAAGTCGCTGACGCCTGTGATATTCTAATCGACATGATGCAAAAGGACATACTGGCAAGCCCGATGATTGGTGCTGATGAAACACCTCTTCTGGTCTTAAAGGGCCCCCGGAAATCAAAATCATATATGTGGATTTTTAGAGGTGGTCCGCCTGATATGCCAATTATTCAATTCCAATATCATCCGACACGATCCGGAGATGTTGCCGCATCATTTTTGAATGGATACAAAGGCATTGTTCAGACGGATGGCTATAAAGGATATGATTTTCTGGACAAAATAACGGATATCATTCATGTGGCATGCTGGACTCACGCCCGCAGGGGATTTAAAAATGTAACAAAAGCTGCAGGGAATAAAAAGAGTTCATCGGGCAATGCCGGCACCGCTTTAAAGTATATCAGTCTGCTTTATAAAATTGAAAAAGAAGCCCGGGTGCAGGAATTAACGCCTGACCAATTATATGCTCGGAGGCAAAAAGAAGCGGTTCCAATTTTAGAAGAGTTCAAGAAATGGCTTGATGCAAGAGTGGAAAAAGTTCCTCCCAAAAGTCTGCTTGGCAAGGCGATCCATTATACTCTCAACCAATGGCACAGGCTCATCCAATACACGACCGACGGAATCATCAGGCCTGATAACAATCTGGTTGAAAATGCCATCCGACCTTTTGTGGTCGGACGAAAGAATTGGCTTTTCTCGGACACCGTTAAGGGTGCCCGGGCCAGTGCACTGATTTACAGCTTGATTGAAACAGCCAAATCAAATGGGCTGGAGCCATATTGGTATCTCAAATATCTGTTTGAACACTTGCCTGAGGCTATGACGGAAGATGATTTTAAGGCGTTGCTTCCATACAATGTCGATAAAAAACAGTTGGCTTGACCTTCCGCCCCCTGAGTGGGGTTAAAACATCGCTTACCTCCCATGGGAGTAATAAAATAATCTGAATTTAACAATACAGTTCTATTTAGTGCCCCCAAGGAAGGTCCAAGATCAATGAATAAAAAATCATAAGAGTCGCTATATTTGTTCTTAATAAAATTTAACCAGTTGCTTTTTCGAAAACCTCCAAGATCTCCTGCAGAACATTTATTCCAAGCATCACTAAAAATATCTTCTATGGAAGATAGTTTAGGGTGTCCTGGGATGAGGTCAAAACAATAACGAGAATCTGATTGGTTAATGGAAATATTTCCTTCTTTTATGTTTGAATCTCCAGCAACAATATCCTCGAAAAAATAATAAATTGAATGTCGAATACTATTAGGGCCATATATTTCAAGCCACTTATCTTCGGCTAATATACTTTGTGTCGAGTTCGCTTGGGGATCCAAATCCAAGAACAGAATTCTTTTTTCCAAATATGTCTTATAATAAGAAGCAAGATTAACCGCTAAAGTTGTTTTTCCAACTCCCCCTTTATTATTGAAAAAGGTAATAATTTCCATTTGTATATTCTCCTCGTATAAAGGTTTTTAAACCAGGCTTGAAAATGGCGACAGACATCTTCAACACCTTTATAATTGTGGTTTGATTTTAAGCATTTCATTTTTTAGCTTTTTTAAAAAAACAAGTAATTGAATGTGTCCTGTTATCTCGTTTGATCTGACATATAGTCGTATATCATGAAGAAACTATTGATAACCTGAACGGTTATAACCTTCATATCCGCTGAATTCCATATCTGCATTACCAGTATTTTAAAATAGTGTAAAGAGATTCCAAATTTCTTGAATAACTGCCAGGGGCAGACCTGGTCTTTCGCTCAGATTTGCCCACAACAAAACATGAAAGTCACTGTTTGGATTTTTGAAGACTTTCATATAAACTGCCATGGCAGATCAGTTTGTCACAACAAATAATGAAAGAGTAATGCCAAGGTGGCACTAATGGTATAATCAGAGACAATCAAGAGTTTTAAAATGGGCGGGAACGGAAAAAGTGGTGCGGGGTGATTCTGCATTTGCCAGGTTGACAGCTCATATAGCATAGAGTATGAAATCTATTCAATTAAAAGACAAATCAGGCTTAAGGAGCGCCTTACTGATGACACAAGAGCCTAAAATACGACCAAGACAGATTATTGATACGATCAACAATCTGCTGGATAACGGGATAAAAAAAATCAGTGTCCTCGTCCGCCATTCTGACAGGATGTTCACTGAAGATGCAAACCTGGAACCCTTTATGACATTAACGGATGAGGGTAAAAAAAATGCGTTT belongs to Desulfobacula toluolica Tol2 and includes:
- a CDS encoding UbiD family decarboxylase; protein product: MKFSSLRQCVNFLEKQGELVTIRQPVDPNLEMAEITRQVFDTNGPAILFANVMNTKFPAVSNLFGTWERTLKIFEPQLASVKALVDIKSDPGLAVRSLRKTSKALPALLHALPVKTSNPKVLENKCDIRDLPMIKCWPEDGGAFILLPQVFSKDPAKPSVFTSNLGMYRIQISGNDYDPGKEIGLHYQLHRGIGNHHQKALEKNQALRVSIFIGGPPAHTLAAVMPLPEGIPEIAFAGALSGRNFRYANKDRHFISADADFCITGILVPAKTKKEGPFGDHLGYYSLAHDYPYLKVESVYHRPGAIFPFTVVGRPPQEDSNFGRLIHKITRSAIQDSIPGVTAVNAVDDAGVHPLLLVKAHERYVPYEKRMPRELLTHAARVMGTGQLSLAKYLLICAHEDNPDLDVTDEKAFFIHMLEHIDFESDLHFFTKTTMDTLDYSTRDINHGSKLVIAAAGEKKRTLGFDFPQSFSLPNEFFHPKIVAPGMVVLEGPAFKTYSQGKVQINQLKKHLQTQTGLESLPLFVVADDAGFVAKSFSNFLWVTFLRSNPSHDIYGVNEKTLFKHWGCTPPLIIDARIKPFHADPLVSDPKVAEKVKSMGKKGGPLFGII
- a CDS encoding M48 family metalloprotease, which codes for MNQSIKNNQISRRQFLKYSAFMSASVAGAACFTGCAVDPVTGKKQLMMVSQQQEIGIDKQQSPFQFSSDYGITKDAELNRYVSDVGKALLPNVHRPGMPYNFNCVNATYINAYAFPGGSIAVTRGILLKLDNEAQLAALLGHELGHVNARHTAEQISKGQLSSLLVSGVSIAAGTQSSGLGELTQQLGMLSQGLLLSKYSRDNEREADSLGNEYMVKAGYSSKGFVELMQMLNSMNREKSNSAQILFSTHPMSSERLNSAIQREQGIYRYSKNYLLNRERYMDHTASLRAKKQGIELLQQGEKHLAKKEYDKAQTAFKNSLYALKEDYTAHVLMSKCLMIMKKPAQALSYADAAKKLYPSEVQGHYVAGMANTELKQYGAAYQNFSKCDGLLPGNPQMAFYKGYCLDKKGDRSPAAHHYQTYLKLINYQPNQYSKYAYNRLKEWGYVK
- the murJ gene encoding murein biosynthesis integral membrane protein MurJ, which translates into the protein MKNETILKKIGIASFIMMASVFASRVIGVFREMTIAGVGGINAGVDAYQIAFILPEILNHIVASGFLSITFIPIFAHYLSSNKEKEGYRVFSIILNGFGLLLLGFIIVTMIWAPRFVNLLAPGINDPGTFALAVKMTRIIIPAQFFFFAGGLLMAVQFANEKFFIPALAPLIYNVSIILGGLVLGPFMGMEGFAWGVLAGAFVGNFALQVMGAKKLGARYYPILCFTHPDLIRYVQLTLPLMIGLTMTFSTEILLKFFGSYLPSGSIAAMNYALRVMFIIVGLFGQAIGVASYPFMAKLARQGNIFELNRLLNKTLKFIFLVIPFCVLFIVLSREIVTILFQRGQFDAQATMVTTGILPFFMVGAFAFSAQNIVSRGYYAIQNTLFPAIFTTLCVLFSLPVIFLFMKIMGAQGVALGLSLSVIIQAFILFECWNKKSLNSEKKEVYQFFLKMIPISLMMGIILFITASGLRLFIDPATLLGSLAIAGLIGIEFLFLFFLTGSVLNIPEILIFYENIYKRIFPWLKKRLKKQMKKSQ
- a CDS encoding SIR2 family NAD-dependent protein deacylase, whose amino-acid sequence is MAKKTIEKTNEKITIAADKIKASNNLVIFTGAGISTESGIPDYRSQGGIWDKFQPVYFDEFMSSKKARIKYWEQRLDMEKSLSVSKPNKGHKSIAKLHEMGKLKALITQNIDGLHEASGIPAKKIIELHGNTRRVRCMSCSKLISWEETQKMIDAGEKAPECSCGGYFKPDTVSFGQAMPVEETRRAVELSTNSDVFIVVGSTLLVQPAALMPEYAKTAGAFLVIINLSETPYDTKCDVLIRGKAGDVLKNIVNQVISD
- a CDS encoding class I SAM-dependent methyltransferase, which codes for MDHIELKELYKNTFNAVSDGYGHSAMRFFSETPNQVSSFLNLRGDEHVIDVATGTGYVALAIAKYLPDGQVTGIDFSEGMLTQAIKNKNELGIQNVTFVEMDMQAIDYKDNNFDIAVSAFSIFFVEDMEKQLIHIASKVKAGGTVLITTFFDNAFTPLFNLFINRLENYGIEVPSIAWKRVATKEQCTSLFKEAGLQNIQCKQKDFGYYLKDVSDWWYIIWNGGFRGLVNQLSKNDFIKFKKEHLAEIKEFASDKGIWLEMGVLYTLGEKKYNNTN
- a CDS encoding DUF3795 domain-containing protein, whose translation is MGFNYRLHFYLALENKEARAVVEKMSEEYNVPVEIMLCKGCRNHDGKIPLQKYIFGDSHSCAAYECSKNKGLDFCGDCNEFPCDNLHPYADRATELPHNMKVFNLCLINKMGLENWAKSKASEVRETYFTKPWTLSDK
- the tnpA gene encoding IS66 family insertion sequence element accessory protein TnpA gives rise to the protein MSKSWKKINEEKAIFWKTHIDQWTESRLSQIEYCRQNGLRPNRFTYWKIKFGKPNQPTGLVQVPVPTHFCQAGLKLNIGRELQVEIPDGFKKETLEQVLSVLKAVQ
- the tnpB gene encoding IS66 family insertion sequence element accessory protein TnpB (TnpB, as the term is used for proteins encoded by IS66 family insertion elements, is considered an accessory protein, since TnpC, encoded by a neighboring gene, is a DDE family transposase.), giving the protein MMNFPSDTKVYLFLGATDMRKAINGLSVIVSEQMQLDIFSSNLFVFCNRTQTILKILYWDKNGFCMWQKRLEKDRFKWPKTSDDVMNITSRELSWLVDGLNINQAHKPLKYSMIY
- the tnpC gene encoding IS66 family transposase, producing MTKGKVKGNRDLDEVKKIACDLIDENQILKEQVKSLQNMIFGRKSEKTPKDDGQMSLFDMPEPELPILEKEEEDVTIGEHTRKKRGRKPLPADLPRIDVIHELSEDERQCNCGCLKERIGQEESEQLDYIPAKVRVLRNIRYKYACKNCEGVEDDGPTVSIARMPEQIIPKSIANPGLLAHILTAKFADALPFYRQEKQFTRIGIELGRSTMCTWAMKVADACDILIDMMQKDILASPMIGADETPLLVLKGPRKSKSYMWIFRGGPPDMPIIQFQYHPTRSGDVAASFLNGYKGIVQTDGYKGYDFLDKITDIIHVACWTHARRGFKNVTKAAGNKKSSSGNAGTALKYISLLYKIEKEARVQELTPDQLYARRQKEAVPILEEFKKWLDARVEKVPPKSLLGKAIHYTLNQWHRLIQYTTDGIIRPDNNLVENAIRPFVVGRKNWLFSDTVKGARASALIYSLIETAKSNGLEPYWYLKYLFEHLPEAMTEDDFKALLPYNVDKKQLA